The Streptomyces pratensis genomic interval CTGGGCGCGCTGGAGGAGACCTCCGGCCGTGACCTGAAGACCTGGTCCAAGGCGTGGCTGGAGACGGCCGGCATCAACATCCTGCGCCCGGAGATCGAGACGGACGAGAACGGTCACGTCACGTCGTTCACCGTCCTCCAGGAGGCGCCCGCGCTCCCCGCCGGGGCAAAGGGCGAGCCCACGCTTCGCCCGCACCGGATCGCCATCGGCTGCTACGACCTCGACGCGGCGGGGAAGCTGGTCCGCACGGACCGGATCGAGCTGGACGTCGACGGCGAGCGCACCACCGTGCCGTTCCCGTCCGGCACGGCGCGCCCGGCCGTCGTCCTGCTCAACGACGACGACCTCTCGTACGCGAAGGTCCGCCTCGACGAGGAGTCGCTGCGGGTCGTCACCGCGCACCTGGGTGACTTCTCCGAGTCCCTGCCGCGCGCCCTGAGCTGGGCCTCGGCCTGGGACATGACGCGCGACGGCGAGCTGGCGACGCGCGACTACCTGGCGCTCGTCCTCTCCGGGATCGGCAAGGAGTCGGACATCGGCGTCGTGCAGTCCCTGCACCGTCAGGTGAAGCTGGCCCTGGACCTCTACGCCGCCCCGGAGTGGCGCGAGGCGGGTCTGAACCAGTGGACCGAGGCGACTCTGGCGCACCTGCGCGCGGCGGAGCCGGCCGGCGACCACCAGCTGGCCTGGGCCCGTGCCTTCGCCGCGACGGCCCGCAGTCCGCTGCACCTCGACGTGCTGCAGTCGCTGCTGGACGGCACGCAGGTGATCGAGGGCCTGGCCGTCGACACGGAGCTGCGCTGGGCGTTCGTACAGCGCCTGGCCGCGACGGGCCTCCTGGACGAGGAGGAGATCGCCGCCGAGTACGAGCGCGACAGGACGGCCGCGGGTGAGCGCCACGCGGCGTCCGCGCGCGCGGCCCAGCCCACCGAGGAGGCGAAGGCCGAGGCATGGGCGTCGGTCGTCGAGTCCGACAAGCTGCCGAACTCCCTCCAGGAGTCGGTCATCGGCGGCTTCGTGCAGACCGACCAGCGTGAGCTGCTGGCTCCCTACACGGAGAAGTTCTTCACGGCCGTGAAGGACGTCTGGGACTCGCGCAGCCACGAGATGGCCCAGCAGATCGCGGTCGGCCTGTACCCGGCCCTCCAGGTCTCGCAGGAGACCCTGGACGCCACGGACGCCTGGCTGGAGTCTGCACAGCCGACCGCCGCGCTGCGCCGGCTGATGTCGGAGTCCAGGGCGGGCGTGGAGCGTGCGCTGAAGGCGCAGGCTGCGGACGCGGCGGCGGCCACCGCGTAACGGCTTCGCGTAACGGCTTCGGCCGCACGGTGAGGGGGCGTCTCCGTCAGGAGGCGCCCCCTTCGCCGTACGGGGCGAAGGGGGCGTCTCCGTCAGGAGGCGCCCCCTTCGCCGTACGGGGCGGCCCCGCGCGTACCGCGACGCGATGCGCCGTCCGGCCCCACCGACGGCTGAGGCTTCCCCGCGGCACCGGCCGCAGGACACCCCCTTGAGACCGCCCGGCGGGCAGGCGCGTGTCGCGCAGCCGTCCGCCGGGCGGGAGCCGGAGTTGCCGGAGCCGGAGTTACGGATCCGGTGTCGCGGGAGCCGGGGTTGCCGGATCCGGCGTCGCGGGAGCCGGCGTCGCGGGAGCCGGCGTCGCGGGAGCCGGGACTACGCGCCCGACTCCTCGTGGCGGCGCGCCAGTTCGGCCGCGCCCGCCTCCGTCAGGGATCCGTGCAGGCGCATCCGGGCCACGCCCCCGTCGGGGAAGGTGTCCAGGCGTACGTGGGTGACCACTGCCTCGGCGTCCAGGACGAAACGGTGCAGGGTGTCGGGCTGGAGCCGGGTGCGGGGGATGATCTCGGACCACTCGCCGGAGTCGCCGTCACGGCCGTGGAGGCTGATCCAGCCGGCCGCGTTGCCCTTGAGGTACGCGGTGTCGATCTCGACAGCGCGCACCGCGCCCTGGGCGGGCAGCCGGAAGCGCACCCAGTCGTTCGTGTCGCGGACCCGGCGGCGCCGGTTCTCCCAGCCGTCGTCCATCTTGCGGGAGGTGCCGGGCAGGATGATCTGGGCCGGCGAGGAGTAGAAGCGGTCCGAGGCGTCCTCGTACATGCCGCCGTTCAGGATCGAGATCAGGTCGATCGTGCCCAGGGCCGCGAGCCAGGCCGGGTCGGGGACGACCTCGCCGTGCACGCGGAGGCGGGCGATGCCGCCGTCGGGGTGCTGGCAGATCCGCAGATGGGTGTAGCGGCGGCCGCCCGTGATCTCGAAGCCGTTGGCGGCGTGTCCGCGTACGGGCGTCGGCGGGACGAGCTCCTCCCACTTCACGTCGTCGGCGAGGAGTTCCTCCGGCCCCGGGGCGCCTTCCAGGGACGTCGCCTGGACGGAGACGCGCTGCGGGTAGTTGCCGCGGAAGTGGGCGGTGTCGACGATGACGCCCCGGATGATCCCGGGGGTGCCCAGCCGGACGATCGCCCAGTCGTGGTCCTCGGGCGCGGGGAACGGGTGGGCCGCGTCCGCGCCCCGGCGGCGGCGGGTCTCCCAGCCGTCCATGATCTTGCCCTTGTGACCGAAGCGCTCGGGGTCGAAGACGGCGGGTTCGCGGATCAGGAGGTTCTCGCGCTCGGCGAAGAACTCGTCGTTGGCCGCGATCACGCCCGCGCCGAGCCGGCGGTCGGCGAGGTCGACGAGCTCGGTGAACGGGAAGTCGCCCGCGCGGTAGTCGGCGTAGGGGTCGCCGCCGCCGTAGGGGGCCGCGTCATTGGCGTGCGGGTCGGTGGACCGGGGCTCCGTCTGCTTCGTTTCGGTGGGCATGCGTCCACTGTGCCGCCGTCGCACCGATCAGGTCCATCGAAAGTTTTCGTACAGTCCATTCAGTTCCGCTTAAGAGATTCGGTGTCCTCAGCGGATGCGGGCCGCCACCTCCTGCAGTGCCGTCAGCACCCGCGCGAGCGCCGGACCGCGTTCCGCGCCCTGCCGCACCGCCGCCACCACGTGGCGGTACGGCCGGTCCGCCTCCAGGGCCCTCATCACCACGCCGTCGCGAGGCCGGTCGGAGGCGGAGACCATCCGGGGGATCAGGGCCACACCCATGCCCGCCCTCACCATGGCGAGGATCGCCGTCCAGCCGGCGGCGCTGTGGGCCTGCTCGGGAACGAAGCCTGCGGCCTCGCAGGCGGCGGTGGTGATCTCCGACCACGGGCCGGACCCGCCGAAGATCCAGGGCTCCAGGGAGAGGTCCGAGAGCCGCAGGGCCGGTGCCCCGGCGTGGCGGTGGCCGACGGGCAGCGCCACGTCCAGCGGGTCGGCCAGGAGGGGCAGCAGGGTGAAGCGGGGGTCCCGGGCCGTCGGGGCGTGCGCGGCGAGGGAGAGCGCGAGGTCCACCTCACCTGCCGACAGCAGCTCGTAGGCCTCTGCCGCTTCCGCCTCCCGTACGCGGACCTGCGGACCGGGCCTGTCCGCGGTCTCCAGGAGCCGCACCGCCGGTACGACGAGGGCGGGCACGGCGGTCGAGAAGGCGCCGACCCGGACCTGCCCCGCCTCGCCCCGCAGATAGCCGGTCAGCTCGGCGTCGGCCCGCTCGAGCTGGGCGAACACGACCTCCGCGTGGCGCAGCACGAGATGCGCGGCGTCGGTGAGCCGGACGCGTCGGCCCTGCGCCTCCAGGAGCGGCACCCCCAGCTGCCCGGCAAGGTTGCTGAGCTGCTGCGAGACGGCCGACGGGGTCATGCGCAGGGCTTCGGCGGTGGCGGTGACCGTGCCGCGGTCGCGCAGGGTGCGTAGGATGCGGAGCTTCTTGACGTCCCACTCGGTCATGGCCGAAACCTACCGGGAGCCCGGACATGCCGGTGCGCCGCGCGGTACTCCGTACCGGCGGCGCACTCGGGCGAACCAGGACACCTCGACCGGATCAGGCCGGTTCAGGGATGCCCCTGCGAGCCGACGAGATCCGAAGGGGCCTAGGCCTGCTTCTTGGACTTGTCGAGGACCATGACGAGTGCCGCGATCGCCAGGAACAGCACGATCGGTGCCACGACATAGAGACCGAGGGTCTCCATCACGTTCAGGCCCGGGCCCGGGTCGTCACCGTCGTCGCGGGTGAGCGCGAGCGCCGGGGACGACATGAGCAGCATCATCAGCGTCGTACCGGCCGCGACGGCGCCGGCGCGCATAGCGTTCTTCTTGTCCACGGTGCCAACGTAGCGAACGCCTACGACGGCCGCGCGCCCGGGGGTGCCGTACGGGCCCCGGAGCCCTCCGCGAGGACGGCCATCAGCCTGTGCAGCCGGGGCGACGCGGTGATCTCCTCCAGGGTGACCGGATGACCTTCCGCATCGGCGATCGGGAGGCGCCAGTTGGGGTACTGGTCCCAGGTCCCGGGGATGTTCTGCGGACGGCGGTCGCCCACGGTGTCCGGGAGCCAGACCCCGGCCATCCTGGCCGGGGTGCGCAGCAGGAAGCGGTGGACGGCCCGGACGGCCGCCTCCTCGTCGCCGTCGCCCTCGGGAAGCAGCCGGAGGCGGGCCAGGTAGGCCAGCCAGTCGGCGGTGTCGGCGGCGTCGTCGGCCGACTCCTGCTCCAGGTCCCGGGTGAGCAGCCCCAGCCGGTGGCGGAGCGCCACGTGCTCGCCCGTCAGCCGGGCCGCCGTCGACGGCAGGTCATGGGTGGTCGCCGTGGCCACGCTGTCCCGGCGCCAGTCCTCGGGGGCGAGCGGGCGCCCGGTGCCGCCCCAGTCGCGCTCGAACCAGAGCACGGAGGTGCCGAGCACCCCGCGCCGGGCGAGCGCCTCGCGCACTCCGGGCTCGACGGTGCCGAGGTCCTCCCCTATGACGACGGCACCGGCCCGGTGCGCTTCCAGGACGAGTACGGCGAGCATCGCCTCGGCGTCCTGGGCGACGTACGCGCCCTCGGTGGGCGAACTCCCCTCGGGCACCCACCAGAGCCGGAAGAGCCCCATCACGTGGTCGATGCGAAGCGCCCCGGCGTGGGCGAGGAGGCCGCGCAGGAGATTGCGGTAGGGCGCGTAACCGGACGCCGCGAGGGCGTCGGGACGCCAGGGGGGCAGCCCCCAGTCCTGGCCGTGGGCGTTGAAGGCGTCGGGGGGCGCGCCGACGGACATGCCCTGCGCGAAGGCGTCCTGCTGGGCCCAGGTGTCGGCGCCGTCCGGGTGGACCCCGACGGCGAGGTCGTGGACGATCCCGACCGGCATCCCGGACTCCCTGGCGGCCCTCTGAGCGGTGGCGAGCTGGGTGTCCGTGAGCCAGGCGAGCCGGCAGTGGAAGTCGACCCGGTCCATCAGGTCGGTGCGGGCACGGACGCTCTGCGGGGAGCGGGGGTCACGCAGCCCGTCGGGCCAGGCGCGCCAGCAGGGGCCGTGCACCTCGGCCAGGGCACACCACAGGGCGTGGTCCTCCAGGGCCTGCCCCTGCTCCGCGAGGAAGTCGCAGTAGGCGGCGCGGCGGCCGGGGGTCAGGGGGACCTCGTGGACGATCTCCAGGGCCTGCTTCTTGAGCCCCCAGACGGCGTCCCTGTCGATCAGCGCACCCTTGTTCAGCACCGCCTCGCGCAGTGCCGCGGCTTGCTGCCGCAGGTCGTCCAGGGCCGCCCTGCCGGGCTCGGCGACGTGGCCGCACTCCGGGATCGACTCGATGTGCAGGTGGACGGGGTCGGGGAAGCGGCGCGAGGACGGGCGGTACGGGGAAGGGTCGGTCGGCGCGCCGGGTACGGCGGCGTGCAGCGGGTTGACCTGGACGAAACCGCTGCCCAGGGTCCGTCCCGCCCAGGCGGCGAGGTCGGCCAGGTCCGCTAGGTCGCCCATGCCCCAGGAGCGGGCGGACAGCATCGAGTAGAGCTGGACGAGGAATCCGTGCGTGCGACCGGGCGGCTGGGGTACGCGGTCCGGAGCGACGACGAGCGTGGCGGCGGCGCGGCGGTGGTCAGGGGTACGGACCGTCAGCCGGTGCACGCCCAGAGGTGGTTCGGTCCACCAGGAGGGCGTCACCGGCGCGTCCCCCGCCGGGGCCGGGGCGGGCAGCACGCGCATACGCAGGGGCTGATGCGCGCCGGTGGTTCCCGGTTCGGGGTCGACCGTGAGCAGCGCGCCCGGCGGCAGCCCCACGAGCGCGGCCGGCAGCGGCTCCCCCGACCAGGTGACCACCGTCGGTGGGAGCAGTCGGGAGGCCGCTGCCGATTCCGCCGCGGCAAGTGAACTCCGTACGTCCTCGGGCGTAGCGGCGTCGACGCCCAGCGCGGCGAGCACGGCCGTGACCGTGTCGTCGGGGACGGACACTGTGACGTCCGCGGACGGGGAGAAGGAGGTGGCGACGCCGTGCAGTGCGGCGAGCCGGGACAAGCCCATTCAGACTCCTGGGGACTCCATGCCCCCTGCGGTGCCGGGTGCTGTCGGCTCGCTGGTCAGAGGGGCGACGGCGGCGAGCGGAGGCTCGCTCGTGAGAGGTGTGGCGTCTGCGAGCGGAGGCTCGCTGGTGAGCGGGGGCTCGCTGAGGAGCGGAGCGCTGTCGGCGAACACGGGTTCGCCGACGAGGTGGGAGACATCGGCGAGCGGAAGCTCGCTGATCATCGGAGGGGAGGTGAAGGTCGGGGACGTCTTGGCTGCCGGCGGATCGGAGTCCATGGGGTTCGGTACCTGTTTGGAGAGGGCGGAGAGCAGAAGCTGCGCGGAAGCGGGCATGTTGGCCTCCTGGCCGTGGACAACAGGACACAGCAGGCCTACCCAGAGGACACCGGAGCAGACGTGGACGTGACATAGGCGTTATGACAACGAGCCCAACGTGCCGTGGGTCACACTCCGTTCCCCCGGGCGTCGGGTATGGGCTGTTTTCAGCCACTCGGCGACCCTTCCCCGAGCGCCCACGCGCCACGCCGCGCAACACATCGGGCATATCCGTCAAAGCGGCCACGCGCATTGACACCCCCGCGCCCGGGTGGTGGGCTCGGACGTCACTGCCGGGGCGAGGTCTGACAGAGGGAGTACGGCGTGCAGCTCGGGCGCAGGAGGCATGTGACGGCCGTCGCCGTCGCTGTGATCGGCGGGCTGCTGAGCTCCTTCGCGCCGGCCGCCGTCGCGGCCCCCGTCGCGCCGGACGGCCCTGCCGCGACCACACCGGACCGCGCCGGAGACGCGCAGCTGCCGTCCGTCTGGCCCCGGCCGCAGTCCGTCAAGGCGTCCGGACAGGCCGTCACCCTGGGGACCGAGGTCACCCTCCTCGCGGACGCGGGAGCCGATCCGTACGCCGTGGAGTCGCTCAGGACCCTCCTGCGTGACGCGGGTGTGCGCACGGTGCACGAGGCCCTGCCCGGCAAGGGCCCGGTGGTCCGGCTCGGGGGCACGGAAGCGGGCAGGGCGCTGCGGGCCCTGCGCGCACCCGAGCGCGCCGACCTGCCGTCCGGGGGCTACCGGCTCGCCGTGGGCAGGGCCGGGGGCCGGCCCACGGTCGCCCTGGACGGCGTCGGTGAGGACGGCCTGTTCCACGGGGTGCAGACCCTGCGCCAGCTGGTCGAGGGCGGCACCGTCGCCGGAGCCGTGGTCCGCGACTGGCCGGGTACCGCCGTACGCGGGATGGCCGAGGGCTTCTACGGGCAGCCCTGGACCACCGAGGAGCGGCTCGCCCAGCTCGGCTTCATGGGACGCACGAAGCAGAACCGCTACCTCTACGCGGCCGGCGACGACCCCTACCGGCAGGCCCGGTGGCGCGAGCCCTACCCGGCCGGCGAGCGCGCCGACTTCCGCGCGCTGGCGGAGAGGGCACGGGCCGAGCACGTGACGCTCGGCTGGGCCGTCTCGCCCGGTCAGGCGATGTGCATGGCCTCCGAGGCCGACGTGCGGGCACTGACCCGCAAGATCGACGCGATGTGGGCACTGGGGGTGCGGGTCTTCCAGCTGCAGTTCCAGAACGTCAGCTACAGCGAATGGCACTGCGAACAGGACGCGGAGACGTACGGCAGCGGCCCCGAGGCGGCGGCCAGGGCGCAGGCCCGGGTGGCGAGCGCGGTCGCCCGGCACCTCGCGGACCGGCACCCGGAGGCGGAGCCGCTCTCGGTGATGCCGACCGAGTTCTACCAGGACGGCACCACCGAGTACCGAACGGCGCTCGCCGCGGCGCTGGACCACCGGGTGCAGGTGGCCTGGACCGGCGTCGGGGTCGTACCGAGGACGATCACCGGGCGGGAGCTGGCAGACGCCCGGACGGCCTTCCGGCGCCCCCTGGTCACCATGGACAACTACCCGGTCAACGACTACGCGCAGGACCGCATCTTCCTGGGCCCGTACACCGGCCGGGACCCCGCGGTGGCCAGTGGGTCGGCGGCGCTGCTCGCCAACGCCATGGAGCAGCCCTCGGCGTCCCGCATCCCCCTGTTCACCGCCGCCGACTTCGCGTGGAACCCGAGGGGATACCGGCCGCAGGAGTCCTGGCAGGCGGCCATGGACGATCTGGCGGACGGCGACAGCACCGCCCGGGCGGCCCTGGAGGCCCTGGCCGGCAACAGCGCCACCTCGCTGCTGGGCGGGAACGAGTCCGCTTACCTCCGGCCGCTGCTGACCGCCTTCTGGACGTCACGTTCGGCCGCGCGCACATCCGGCACGGCGGCCGGCGACAAGGCGGCACGTGAGCTGCGCGCCGCCTTCGGGGTCATGCGGCAGGCCCCCGAGCGGCTCAAGGCCACCGCGGGCGGCCTGCTCCAGGGCGAGGTGCGGCCGTGGACCGGACAGCTGGCCCGGTACGGCGAGGCGGGCGAGCTCGCCGTCGATCTGCTGTCGGCGCAGGCGCGCGGCGACGGGGCGGCGGCCTGGAAGGCCCAGCTGGCGCTGGAGTCACTGCGCGAGAAGATCGGGTCGAGCACGGCCACGGTCGGCGACGGCGTCCTGGATCCTTTCCTGGACCGGGTCGCCGAGGAGGCGGTCGCCTGGAACGGCGCCGACCGCGACGCGGGAACCACGAGCCGGGACGCGCACAGCTACACCCTCCGGCTCGACCGCGCCCGTCCGCTGGAAGCAGTCACCGCGCTGACCCGGCCGGGCGACGTGCCGGCGGACTCGGTCCTCGAGGCCCACGTCCCGGGCGAGGGATGGCGCGCCCTCGGCCCCCTGTCGGAGGCGGGCTGGACCCACACGACGGTGAAGGGCCTGCGGGCGGACGCGCTGCGCGTCACCACGCCGTCCGCCCGCCCGGTCCTCGTCGACCCCCTCGCCCCCGGGGTCGCGGGCACTCCCCCGGCCCCGGACTCCCCCGACGTGCGGGCGCTCGTCCCGTGGTTCGGCGACGAGCCGGCGGCCCGGCTCGCCCTCGTCCGCGACCGGACGGACGCCGTGATCGGCGGCGGTACGCAGCGGGTCGAGGCACGGCTGGCCGGCGGACGGCCCGGCGAGGTGAAGGGGACGCTCACGGCGAAGGCGCCCAAGGGCATCAAGGTGAAGCTGCCGGAGCAGGCGACGGTGACACGCGGCTCGCACACCGACGTCCCCGTGGACATCACGGTGCCGGACGGCACCCCGGCCGGTGAGTACGAGGTTCCGCTGCGCTTCGGGGGCGAGGAGAGCACGCTGACCGTCCGGGCCTTCCCGCGCACGGCGGGACCCGATCTGCTGCGTACGGCCGAGGCATCCTCGTCCGGCGACGAGACCCCGGACTTCCCCGCGGCGGCGGCCTCCGACGGCGACCCGGAGACCCGCTGGTCGTCGCCCGTCGAGGACGGCGCCTGGTGGCAGGCCGAGCTGCCGGGGCCCGTGCGCCTGGGCCAGGTCGTGCTGCGGTGGCAGGACGCCTACGCCTCCCGCTACCGCGTGCAGGTCTCCTCGGACGGCCGTACCTGGCGTACGGCGGCCACGGTGCGGGACGGCGGAGGCGGGCGCGAGTCGGTCCGGATGGACGCGAAGGACACCCGCTTCATCAGAATCCAGGGCGACGGCCGGGCCACCGAGTACGGGTACTCGCTCTTCTCGGTCGAGGCCTACGCCGTCGCCGGGGAGGACCAGGGCGCCCCCTGAGGGCCCGAGGACGCCGAAGGCCCGGTTCCTCAGGCGGAAACGCCGTCGATCCGGGCCATCACGTCGTCCGCGCCGAACGGCTGCAAGTACGGCAGCCAGCGCGGGTCCCGGTGTCCTGTCCCGATGATCCGCCAGGCGAGACCGCTGGGCGGCGCAGGCTGGTGGCGCAGCCTCCACCCCAGCTCGGGGAGGTGGCGGTCCGCCTTGACGTGGTTGCAGCGGCGGCAGGCGGCCACCACGTTGTCCCAGGCGTGCTGCCCGCCGCGGCTGCGCGGGATGACGTGGTCGACGCTGGTCGCGGCGGCCCCGCAGTACATGCAGCGACCGCCGTCCCTCGCGAAGAGGGCCCGGCGGGTGAGTGGAACGGGCCCCCGGTAGGGGACCCGTACGAACCGCTTGAGGCGTACGACGCTGGGCGCCGGCACGGCACGGGTGGCACTGTGCATGAAGGCGCCGGACTCCTCGAGGCAGATGGCCTTGTTCTCGAGGACGAGGACGAGTGCGCGGCGGAGAGGTACGACGCCGAGCGGCTCGTACGAAGCGTTGAGAACCAGGACGTGCGGCACGTGGATGCCTCCTTGTACGCCGGCGACGCGTGGCTCGCGCCGGGACGATCCGATCTCAGTCTCTCCTCATGCCTGGTCCGAGCGCCACCACGTGCGGGTAACGGGCCGAAAGGATTTTCCTCACCGGCCGGGCGCCCGTAGCCCCGGACGCACCGGATCAGGTGCTCCGGCAGGGCGGCCGGCTCCGGTGTGGGATCGGCCACATCCGGTGGGTCCCCGGGTGAGACGTGTCTCTCCCTCGTCGGCGGCAACGATCCACACCCCCTGCTTCGTTACTGTGGTTGGTCTGCTGTCGCCCCACCTGGAGGTCCCCGTCGTGTCCCTGTCCGCCCTCCTGGCCGCGGCCCCGTCACCGGGCGCCGCCGGCTCGCTGGACGAAGCCGCCGAGCGGGCGGGGAACGCCGCAGGCTGGGTCGAGGAGAACTGGTCCACCTGGCTGAACACCGGTCTGCGCATCATCCTCATCGCCACCATCGCGATCGTGCTGCGCTACCTGATCCGGCGTGCCCTGACCAACCTCATCGACCGGATGAACCGCAGCGCCCAGGCGGTGGAGGGCACGGCCCTCGGCGGCCTGCTGGTCAACGCGGAACGCCGCCGCCAGCGCTCCGAAGCCATCGGTTCCGTACTCCGCTCCGTCACGTCGTTCCTGATCCTCGGCACCGCCGCCCTGATGATCCTCGGCGCCTTCCAGATCAACCTGGCCCCCCTGCTGGCCTCCGCGGGGGTCGCCGGTGTGGCACTCGGCTTCGGCGCGCGCAACCTGGTCACCGACTTCCTGTCCGGCGTCTTCATGATCCTCGAGGACCAGTACGGCGTCGGCGACACGGTCGACGCGGGTGTGGCCTCCGGCGAGGTCATCGAGGTGGGCCTGCGGGTCACCAAGCTGCGCGGCGACAACGGCGAGATCTGGTACGTCCGCAACGGCGAGGTGAAGCGGATCGGCAACCTCAGCCAGGGCTGGTCCACGGCCGGGGTCGACGTCACGGTCCGCCCGACGGAGGACCTGGACATGGTCCGCAAGGCGATCGCCGAGGCGGGCGAGACCATGACCAAGGAAGAGCCGTGGTCGGAGCGTCTGTGGGGACCGGTGGAGATCCTCGGCCTCGACGCGGTGCTGCTCGACTCCATGACCGTACGGGTCACGGCGAAGACCATGCCGGGCAAGTCCCTGGGCGTCGAGCGCGAGCTGCGCTGGCGCATCAAGCAGACCCTGGACGCGGCCGGCATACGGATGATCGGCCCCCTTCCCCTCCAGGCCGAAGGGGAGCCCACCGCGGACCCCACGGCGGCCATGGCGGCCCCGTCGGCGTACGCCTCGGCGACGTCACCGCAGTCGCTTGCGGCGACCCCGATACCGCCGCCGAATCTGTCGAAGTAGGCCGGCCGCACACAGCGCCCCCGCAGGTAACGCTTTTGGTTGCCTCGGGGGCGCTTCCCATTGACGGCTCCGCGACACCGCCATACGTTCCTCACCGATAGGAAAGTTTCCTAACAGAAGGCGGGTGCGTCGCTCATGGCCGGAACCACACCGGGTACCCCCCGCGTACTGCGCGCCATGAACGACAGGGCGGCGCTCGATCTCCTGGTCACCCAGGGGCCTCTCACCCGCACACGCATAGGTGAGCTGACCGGGCTCTCCAAGCCCACCGCCTCACAGCTGCTGGCGCGCCTGGAGGACGCGGGCCTGGTG includes:
- a CDS encoding HNH endonuclease — its product is MPHVLVLNASYEPLGVVPLRRALVLVLENKAICLEESGAFMHSATRAVPAPSVVRLKRFVRVPYRGPVPLTRRALFARDGGRCMYCGAAATSVDHVIPRSRGGQHAWDNVVAACRRCNHVKADRHLPELGWRLRHQPAPPSGLAWRIIGTGHRDPRWLPYLQPFGADDVMARIDGVSA
- a CDS encoding LysR family transcriptional regulator, which translates into the protein MTEWDVKKLRILRTLRDRGTVTATAEALRMTPSAVSQQLSNLAGQLGVPLLEAQGRRVRLTDAAHLVLRHAEVVFAQLERADAELTGYLRGEAGQVRVGAFSTAVPALVVPAVRLLETADRPGPQVRVREAEAAEAYELLSAGEVDLALSLAAHAPTARDPRFTLLPLLADPLDVALPVGHRHAGAPALRLSDLSLEPWIFGGSGPWSEITTAACEAAGFVPEQAHSAAGWTAILAMVRAGMGVALIPRMVSASDRPRDGVVMRALEADRPYRHVVAAVRQGAERGPALARVLTALQEVAARIR
- a CDS encoding beta-N-acetylglucosaminidase domain-containing protein produces the protein MQLGRRRHVTAVAVAVIGGLLSSFAPAAVAAPVAPDGPAATTPDRAGDAQLPSVWPRPQSVKASGQAVTLGTEVTLLADAGADPYAVESLRTLLRDAGVRTVHEALPGKGPVVRLGGTEAGRALRALRAPERADLPSGGYRLAVGRAGGRPTVALDGVGEDGLFHGVQTLRQLVEGGTVAGAVVRDWPGTAVRGMAEGFYGQPWTTEERLAQLGFMGRTKQNRYLYAAGDDPYRQARWREPYPAGERADFRALAERARAEHVTLGWAVSPGQAMCMASEADVRALTRKIDAMWALGVRVFQLQFQNVSYSEWHCEQDAETYGSGPEAAARAQARVASAVARHLADRHPEAEPLSVMPTEFYQDGTTEYRTALAAALDHRVQVAWTGVGVVPRTITGRELADARTAFRRPLVTMDNYPVNDYAQDRIFLGPYTGRDPAVASGSAALLANAMEQPSASRIPLFTAADFAWNPRGYRPQESWQAAMDDLADGDSTARAALEALAGNSATSLLGGNESAYLRPLLTAFWTSRSAARTSGTAAGDKAARELRAAFGVMRQAPERLKATAGGLLQGEVRPWTGQLARYGEAGELAVDLLSAQARGDGAAAWKAQLALESLREKIGSSTATVGDGVLDPFLDRVAEEAVAWNGADRDAGTTSRDAHSYTLRLDRARPLEAVTALTRPGDVPADSVLEAHVPGEGWRALGPLSEAGWTHTTVKGLRADALRVTTPSARPVLVDPLAPGVAGTPPAPDSPDVRALVPWFGDEPAARLALVRDRTDAVIGGGTQRVEARLAGGRPGEVKGTLTAKAPKGIKVKLPEQATVTRGSHTDVPVDITVPDGTPAGEYEVPLRFGGEESTLTVRAFPRTAGPDLLRTAEASSSGDETPDFPAAAASDGDPETRWSSPVEDGAWWQAELPGPVRLGQVVLRWQDAYASRYRVQVSSDGRTWRTAATVRDGGGGRESVRMDAKDTRFIRIQGDGRATEYGYSLFSVEAYAVAGEDQGAP
- the alc gene encoding allantoicase → MPTETKQTEPRSTDPHANDAAPYGGGDPYADYRAGDFPFTELVDLADRRLGAGVIAANDEFFAERENLLIREPAVFDPERFGHKGKIMDGWETRRRRGADAAHPFPAPEDHDWAIVRLGTPGIIRGVIVDTAHFRGNYPQRVSVQATSLEGAPGPEELLADDVKWEELVPPTPVRGHAANGFEITGGRRYTHLRICQHPDGGIARLRVHGEVVPDPAWLAALGTIDLISILNGGMYEDASDRFYSSPAQIILPGTSRKMDDGWENRRRRVRDTNDWVRFRLPAQGAVRAVEIDTAYLKGNAAGWISLHGRDGDSGEWSEIIPRTRLQPDTLHRFVLDAEAVVTHVRLDTFPDGGVARMRLHGSLTEAGAAELARRHEESGA
- the pepN gene encoding aminopeptidase N, which translates into the protein MPGTNLTREEAQERARLLTVDAYEVDLDLSGAQEGGTYRSVTTVRFDSAEAGAETFIDLVAPAVHDIVLNGKDLDIAAVFRDSRITLRHLRAGANELKVVADCSYTNTGEGLHRFVDPVDEQAYLYTQFEVPDARRVFASFEQPDLKATFRFTVKAPSGWTVISNSPTPEPKDDVWSFEPTPRISTYITALIAGPYHSVHSSYEKDGQSVPLGIYCRPSLAEYLDADDIFAVTRQGFEWFQEKFDYAYPFAKYDQLFVPEFNAGAMENAGAVTIRDQYVFRSKVTDAAYETRAETILHELAHMWFGDLVTMEWWNDLWLNESFATYTSIACQADAEGSRWPHSWTTFANSMKTWAYRQDQLPSTHPIMADIRDLDDVLVNFDGITYAKGASVLKQLVAYVGKDAFFKGVQAYFKAHAYGNTRLSDLLGALEETSGRDLKTWSKAWLETAGINILRPEIETDENGHVTSFTVLQEAPALPAGAKGEPTLRPHRIAIGCYDLDAAGKLVRTDRIELDVDGERTTVPFPSGTARPAVVLLNDDDLSYAKVRLDEESLRVVTAHLGDFSESLPRALSWASAWDMTRDGELATRDYLALVLSGIGKESDIGVVQSLHRQVKLALDLYAAPEWREAGLNQWTEATLAHLRAAEPAGDHQLAWARAFAATARSPLHLDVLQSLLDGTQVIEGLAVDTELRWAFVQRLAATGLLDEEEIAAEYERDRTAAGERHAASARAAQPTEEAKAEAWASVVESDKLPNSLQESVIGGFVQTDQRELLAPYTEKFFTAVKDVWDSRSHEMAQQIAVGLYPALQVSQETLDATDAWLESAQPTAALRRLMSESRAGVERALKAQAADAAAATA
- the malQ gene encoding 4-alpha-glucanotransferase, whose protein sequence is MGLSRLAALHGVATSFSPSADVTVSVPDDTVTAVLAALGVDAATPEDVRSSLAAAESAAASRLLPPTVVTWSGEPLPAALVGLPPGALLTVDPEPGTTGAHQPLRMRVLPAPAPAGDAPVTPSWWTEPPLGVHRLTVRTPDHRRAAATLVVAPDRVPQPPGRTHGFLVQLYSMLSARSWGMGDLADLADLAAWAGRTLGSGFVQVNPLHAAVPGAPTDPSPYRPSSRRFPDPVHLHIESIPECGHVAEPGRAALDDLRQQAAALREAVLNKGALIDRDAVWGLKKQALEIVHEVPLTPGRRAAYCDFLAEQGQALEDHALWCALAEVHGPCWRAWPDGLRDPRSPQSVRARTDLMDRVDFHCRLAWLTDTQLATAQRAARESGMPVGIVHDLAVGVHPDGADTWAQQDAFAQGMSVGAPPDAFNAHGQDWGLPPWRPDALAASGYAPYRNLLRGLLAHAGALRIDHVMGLFRLWWVPEGSSPTEGAYVAQDAEAMLAVLVLEAHRAGAVVIGEDLGTVEPGVREALARRGVLGTSVLWFERDWGGTGRPLAPEDWRRDSVATATTHDLPSTAARLTGEHVALRHRLGLLTRDLEQESADDAADTADWLAYLARLRLLPEGDGDEEAAVRAVHRFLLRTPARMAGVWLPDTVGDRRPQNIPGTWDQYPNWRLPIADAEGHPVTLEEITASPRLHRLMAVLAEGSGARTAPPGARPS